One window of Microcoleus vaginatus PCC 9802 genomic DNA carries:
- a CDS encoding cyanophycin synthetase, with protein MLQEKSTETARVNARKTDVFDVFNFKHYMGPNPYLDTAALVFDLALTGASEPLPIAHYQEIIGHRYPQLLHETFSNHAQLFGRTASEVAKLDMGLHFHNWNIQAFSQFNRISIEALHARTARSVVYAVWDWFEAINQNQDFPLEAQIGALQNMFRQSVYGGPTVYSLMRAASQKGIPVFYLWDEGLMQYGYGKKLVRGSATTFDSDSHLDSDFTTRKDDCKAFLATLGFPVPKGDIVSTENGALTVARDIGYPVAVKPVVGHKGIGVTADIRDAEELQAAFKRSVKAIPETESVRVIVENSIKGSDFRLLCVDGKFVSATERRPAWVTGDGDSTVRELIRRENRKPERLDTPTSALSKIQSDEAMEMYLAEQGLSLDSVLERDRIVYLRKVANLSAGGVSIDATHTIHPDNIVLAQDIALHFRLTCLGVDVITETLAKSWKTGNFGILEINAAPGIFMHLNPAVGEGVDVPSHIIETFFDSGKSARIPIITFNRISVHDLQETIDHILLQHPDWTIGAVCRGGLFVNRSEKVLHKNYNLNVQSLLRNPKLDLLIAEYPANILEAEGMFYGGSNMVVLDNPGETEMMLIRESTDHDTVVVREGNSISLRRQGLIEQYTLGDDEPFTRVYLKEIGTVL; from the coding sequence ATGCTGCAAGAAAAAAGCACCGAAACAGCCCGCGTCAATGCTCGAAAAACAGATGTTTTTGATGTGTTCAACTTCAAACACTATATGGGGCCAAACCCTTATTTAGACACAGCAGCTTTAGTTTTCGATTTAGCGTTGACGGGCGCGAGCGAACCTTTGCCGATCGCACATTACCAGGAAATTATTGGCCATCGCTACCCGCAACTCCTGCACGAAACTTTCTCGAACCACGCCCAACTCTTCGGCCGTACCGCCTCAGAAGTAGCCAAACTCGACATGGGTTTGCACTTCCACAACTGGAACATCCAGGCGTTTTCTCAGTTTAACAGAATTAGCATAGAAGCACTTCACGCCCGCACCGCCAGATCCGTAGTTTACGCCGTTTGGGATTGGTTTGAAGCCATCAATCAAAATCAAGACTTTCCCTTGGAAGCACAAATCGGGGCGCTGCAAAATATGTTCCGGCAGTCAGTTTACGGAGGCCCGACAGTTTATTCGTTAATGCGAGCGGCATCTCAAAAAGGCATTCCCGTATTTTATTTGTGGGATGAAGGATTGATGCAATACGGTTACGGCAAAAAACTCGTGCGCGGCTCTGCAACTACGTTTGATTCTGACAGCCATTTAGACTCAGATTTTACCACGCGCAAAGACGATTGTAAAGCTTTTCTCGCTACATTAGGATTTCCTGTTCCCAAAGGCGATATCGTCTCCACAGAAAACGGAGCTCTGACAGTTGCTAGAGACATTGGCTATCCAGTTGCTGTCAAACCAGTAGTCGGTCATAAAGGAATTGGCGTCACAGCAGATATCCGAGATGCTGAGGAATTGCAGGCCGCTTTTAAAAGATCTGTTAAGGCAATTCCCGAAACAGAATCGGTGCGAGTAATTGTGGAAAACAGCATCAAAGGATCTGATTTTAGGCTGTTGTGCGTTGACGGCAAATTTGTTTCTGCCACTGAACGCCGACCCGCTTGGGTAACAGGGGACGGCGACTCAACAGTTCGCGAATTGATCCGCCGTGAAAACCGCAAACCAGAACGTTTGGATACGCCAACTTCGGCCCTGAGCAAAATTCAGTCCGACGAAGCGATGGAAATGTATCTGGCAGAACAAGGGCTGTCATTGGATAGTGTCCTAGAGCGCGATCGCATTGTGTATCTACGCAAAGTCGCCAATCTTTCCGCAGGCGGCGTCAGCATCGATGCTACCCACACTATTCACCCGGATAACATTGTTTTAGCTCAAGATATAGCCCTACATTTTCGGTTAACTTGTTTGGGGGTTGATGTGATCACAGAAACTCTCGCCAAATCTTGGAAAACCGGCAATTTTGGGATTCTCGAAATCAATGCCGCGCCGGGAATTTTTATGCACCTTAACCCGGCTGTCGGAGAAGGGGTTGATGTGCCGTCGCATATTATCGAAACTTTCTTTGACTCTGGAAAATCCGCCCGAATTCCGATTATTACTTTCAACCGAATTTCGGTGCACGATCTGCAAGAAACAATCGACCACATTCTTTTGCAGCATCCCGATTGGACGATCGGTGCTGTTTGCCGCGGGGGACTTTTTGTTAACCGTTCTGAAAAAGTTTTGCATAAGAATTACAATCTTAACGTGCAAAGTTTGCTGCGGAATCCCAAGCTCGATTTGTTAATTGCTGAATATCCCGCAAATATTTTGGAAGCTGAGGGAATGTTTTATGGGGGGAGCAATATGGTGGTGCTGGACAATCCGGGAGAAACGGAGATGATGTTGATCAGAGAAAGCACTGATCACGATACTGTTGTGGTGAGAGAAGGAAATAGTATTTCTCTTCGCCGCCAAGGGTTGATCGAACAGTATACTCTGGGAGATGATGAACCGTTCACACGGGTTTATTTGAAGGAAATAGGGACTGTTTTGTGA
- a CDS encoding cyanophycinase has translation MAGQETQGKLLIIGGAEDKEGDCKILREFLRCAGGTKAHIVVMTAATSLPGEVGDNYIRVFERLGAEDVRVVDTQTPEDAKNPDYLEAIEQATGIFFTGGDQARIISCLKDTKLDAAMHKRYSEGIIIGGTSAGAAMMPDMMIIEGDSETNPRVDVVAMGPGMGFLPNVVIDQHFAQRGRLGRLVTALLLQPAVLGFGIDENTAILVSGDELEVIGENAVTVIDESEKLHDNIDGRLKDEGLAICGAKLHILPHGYRFNLKTRQPVYDSAATTADRQRQLA, from the coding sequence ATGGCGGGCCAGGAAACTCAGGGAAAGTTGCTAATAATTGGTGGCGCGGAAGACAAAGAGGGGGACTGCAAAATTCTGCGGGAATTCTTGCGGTGCGCCGGAGGGACTAAAGCGCACATTGTTGTCATGACTGCTGCGACAAGCCTACCGGGAGAAGTAGGAGATAATTACATCCGAGTGTTTGAGCGACTCGGCGCTGAAGATGTGCGAGTGGTTGACACCCAGACACCCGAAGATGCCAAAAATCCAGATTATTTAGAAGCGATCGAACAAGCGACTGGCATATTCTTTACCGGCGGAGATCAAGCGCGGATTATTAGCTGCTTGAAAGACACCAAACTCGACGCAGCTATGCACAAACGCTACTCTGAAGGGATTATCATTGGCGGCACCAGTGCCGGCGCGGCGATGATGCCAGACATGATGATTATTGAAGGAGACTCGGAGACAAATCCCCGCGTTGATGTGGTAGCAATGGGTCCGGGAATGGGTTTCCTTCCGAATGTTGTCATCGACCAGCATTTCGCCCAACGAGGTCGTCTGGGACGCTTAGTTACCGCACTCTTGCTGCAACCTGCTGTGTTGGGATTTGGTATTGACGAAAATACAGCTATTTTAGTCAGCGGCGACGAGTTGGAAGTCATTGGCGAAAACGCTGTAACTGTCATCGACGAGTCGGAAAAACTCCACGACAATATAGATGGACGGTTGAAGGATGAGGGTTTGGCGATTTGCGGGGCCAAGTTGCACATCCTCCCCCACGGATATCGGTTTAACTTGAAAACTCGCCAGCCGGTGTATGATAGCGCAGCAACAACAGCAGATAGACAAAGGCAGCTCGCCTAA